A genomic window from Sparus aurata chromosome 14, fSpaAur1.1, whole genome shotgun sequence includes:
- the LOC115595243 gene encoding zinc finger protein 43-like isoform X2, with amino-acid sequence MDSTVLTPLFKGDPLPLASLRLLVPPLQLMTASMWQVLRKQDVMNYWKVAEFVALVMDMVPELLMHKHRTQLNLGLRARYILELCRSETLVDREFILDHLERIKPQHSKLVDIKESEEEVAANFLELIQTLLKDPEERRDFFLEVFPAEYGPQYDSDLQTLFSEFLFRLVQLLPVPDLEQTVSWFGAECSVLEECVRSVSEPTDLKTLLQHHKHLGHLEQHVPPSSMGDSILSSLSAVTSSRVTKLPEQPNQSEPLEGLSDDTHTVSFVDDVAVEIITVTDYAEVELGTSTDIEMVIGADCCEVTDTITVAEDSLVVLPDETNREEEVEAGGEETQEKPASGSTDITLPEANTDDLASSQHKASVGPHDCPDCEKKFKFASSLTAHRVIHTGERPHRCDDCGRRFSFRQSLDRHRHTHKTGRKYNCVICGETFHSLSARTEHKQTHMEDGVYTCHQCSKTFNWELALARHLKTHTDDHSADKLTEGQDEDQEIGEGDQSVSVSEVTAAVTEPDSQVQAEHDGDGDLERVEVQCSEPAPSEPEVAGPEVDNEVTNEVISLTKVRTSGRKRKPTMKIQVINLQKRMTTKRRKEMPKASPPELKPLPFNCAEHSYGSSMVSSKDGDETDGSSAAFSCPKCSFHHSEEAQVQQHIDKVHSVEAEDDKLSLHPVADEEGRFSCPDCDKSFKFQSLLKAHQRIHTGEQPFLCSQCGRRFSFKQSLERHKQTHKSGRKYECLICGEFFKSLVAQREHRSTHMENGEYLCSECGRAFAWRSALVRHLKTHSEDADKVERSYKCPHCDLGFTCVSYLNRHLQTHQEERVHTCNCGKSFAYRAALTAHQRIHQKERPHICSQCGKGFLYKGGLLSHMKIHSEEMPFMCSFCGKSFKRERNMKKHERCHTRENVFSCSQCDKSFVYKATLVRHELTHSGERPYLCSDCGKGFFSHAELLKHERFHTGHKPFQCPHCGKKFTQSCYLTIHLRYHTGVRPYSCTECDKSFLSANRLKRHQRTHSGEKPYLCVECGKGFRQSYNLKMHQRTHIMKLS; translated from the exons ATGGACTCGACCGTCCTCACGCCCCTTTTCAAAG GTGACCCCTTACCGCTGGCATCGCTGCGCCTCCTGGTCCCACCTCTGCAGCTCATGACAGCCTCCATGTGGCAGGTCCTAAGGAAACAAGATGTCATGAATTATTGGAAGGTGGCCGAGTTCGTCGCCTTGGTGATGGACATGGTCCCAGAGCTGCTCATGCACAAGCACAGGACGCAGCTTAACCTGGGATTAAGAGCCAGG TATATTCTAGAGTTGTGCCGAAGTGAAACTCTCGTGGACCGTGAATTCATCTTGGATCATCTGGAGAGGATTAAACCGCAGCACTCCAAGCTGGTGGAC ATAAAAGAATCAGAAGAGGAAGTAGCGGCTAACTTTCTTGAGCTGATCCAGACTCTGCTCAAAGATCCCGAAGAGAGACGAGACTTCTTCTTG gaggTCTTCCCTGCTGAGTATGGACCTCAGTACGACAGCGATTTGCAGACGCTGTTCTCGGAGTTCCTCTTTCGGCTGGTTCAGCTGTTGCCGGTACCTGACCTGGAGCAG ACGGTTTCCTGGTTTGGAGCTGAATGTTCTGTGTTGGAGGAGTGTGTGCGTTCAGTCTCTGAGCCTACAGACCTGAAAACTCTGCTCCAGCATCACAAACACCTCGGGCATTTAGAGCAGCACG TACCACCCTCCAGCATGGGCGACAGcatcctctcttccctctctgcaGTTACCTCGAGCAGAGTGACAAAACTTCCAGAACAAcctaaccaatcagagccacTGGAAGGCCTcagtgatgacacacacactgtatcatTCGTTGATGACGTGGCAGTTGAAATAATCACAGTGACTGATTACGCAGAGGTCGAATTAGGCACAAGCACAGACATCGAGATGGTGATCGGAGCAGACTGCTGTGAGGTAACAGACACTATTACAGTGGCTGAAGACTCGCTGGTAGTGCTTCCTGATGAGACAAACAGGGAAGAGGAAgtagaagcagggggagaagaaacacaagaaaaaccTGCTAGTGGTTCGACAGACATCACCCTTCCAGAAGCTAACACGGACGATTTGGCATCCTCGCAACACAAAGCCTCTGTGGGGCCTCATGACTGCCCAGACTGcgagaagaaatttaaatttgCTTCGTCGCTGACCGCCCACAGGGTCATCCACACCGGGGAGCGCCCCCACCGCTGCGACGACTGCGGCCGCCGCTTCTCTTTCAGGCAGTCCCTCgacaggcacagacacacacacaaaaccggACGCAAGTACAACTGCGTCATCTGCGGGGAGACTTTCCACTCCTTGTCAGCCCGCACGGagcacaagcaaacacacatggAAGACGGTGTTTACACGTGTCATCAGTGCAGCAAGACGTTCAACTGGGAGCTGGCACTGGCGAGGCACCTGAAGACTCATACTGATGATCACAGTGCAGACAAGCTAACAGAGGGCCAAGATGAAGACCAAGAGATTGGTGAAGGGGATCAAAGTGTCAGTGTCAGCGAGgtgactgctgctgtcactgaacCCGACAGCCAGGTGCAGGCAGAGCATGATGGAGATGGTGATCTGGAGCGTGTAGAGGTTCAGTGCAGTGAGCCTGCCCCCTCTGAGCCTGAAGTCGCGGGCCCTGAAGTGGACAACGAAGTCACTAACGAAGTCATTTCATTAACGAAGGTCCGCACAAGCGGGCGCAAACGCAAACCGACCATGAAGATCCAGGTGATAAATTTACAGAAGCGCATGACTACTAAAAGGAGGAAGGAGATGCCCAAGGCGAGCCCTCCAGAGCTGAAGCCTTTGCCTTTCAACTG CGCAGAGCACTCTTATGGGTCATCCATGGTCTCATCGAAGGACGGTGATGAAA CAGACGGCTCGTCAGCGGCCTTCTCCTGTCCCAAGTGCTCCTTCCACCACTCAGAGGAAGCACAGGTCCAGCAGCACATTGACAAGGTTCACTCTGTTGAGGCCGAGGACGACAAACTTTCCCTTCATCCCGTTGCAGACGAGGAGGGACGTTTTAGTTGTCCCGACTGTGACAAAAGCTTTAAGTTCCAATCCTTACTAAAAGCCCACCAGCGCATCCACACGGGTGAGCAGCCCTTCCTGTGCTCTCAGTGCGGACGGCGGTTCTCCTTCAAGCAGTCGCTGGAGCGGCACAAGCAGACGCACAAGTCGGGGCGCAAGTACGAGTGTCTGATCTGCGGGGAGTTCTTCAAGTCCCTGGTGGCTCAGAGGGAGCACAGAAGCACCCACATGGAGAACGGAGAGTACCTGTGTTCGGAGTGCGGCCGGGCGTTTGCCTGGAGGTCGGCGCTAGTGAGGCACCTGAAGACCCACAGCGAGGACGCCGACAAGGTGGAACGTTCTTACAAATGCCCTCACTGTGACCTGGGCTTCACCTGCGTCAGCTACCTCAATAGGCACCTGCAAACTCACCAAGAAGAAAGGGTGCACACCTGCAACTGTGGAAAGAGCTTCGCCTACAGGGCAGCTCTCACTGCGCACCAGCGCATCCACCAAAAGGAGCGGCCGCACATCTGTTCGCAGTGTGGGAAGGGATTCCTCTACAAGGGGGGTCTGCTGAGCCACATGAAGATCCACTCCGAGGAAATGCCCTTCATGTGCTCCTTCTGTGGCAAGAGCTTCAAGAGGGAACGCAACATGAAGAAGCACGAGCGCTGCCACACCAGGGAAAACGTTTTCAGCTGCTCACAGTGCGACAAGAGCTTCGTCTACAAGGCGACGCTGGTCAGACACGAGCTGACCCACTCGGGCGAGAGGCCGTACCTCTGCTCCGACTGCGGGAAGGGCTTCTTTTCCCACGCCGAGCTTCTGAAGCACGAACGTTTCCACACAGGCCACAAGCCCTTCCAGTGCCCCCACTGCGGCAAGAAGTTCACTCAGTCCTGCTACCTGACCATCCACCTGCGCTACCACACCGGAGTCCGGCCATACTCCTGCACAGAGTGCGACAAGAGCTTTCTGAGTGCCAACCggctgaaaagacatcagcgAACACACTCTGGGGAAAAACCATACCTGTGTGTGGAATGTGGGAAGGGATTCCGCCAGTCATATAATCTGAAAATGCATCAACGGACACATATCATGAAGTTATCATAG
- the LOC115595243 gene encoding zinc finger protein 585A-like isoform X1 → MDSTVLTPLFKGDPLPLASLRLLVPPLQLMTASMWQVLRKQDVMNYWKVAEFVALVMDMVPELLMHKHRTQLNLGLRARYILELCRSETLVDREFILDHLERIKPQHSKLVDIKESEEEVAANFLELIQTLLKDPEERRDFFLEVFPAEYGPQYDSDLQTLFSEFLFRLVQLLPVPDLEQTVSWFGAECSVLEECVRSVSEPTDLKTLLQHHKHLGHLEQHVPPSSMGDSILSSLSAVTSSRVTKLPEQPNQSEPLEGLSDDTHTVSFVDDVAVEIITVTDYAEVELGTSTDIEMVIGADCCEVTDTITVAEDSLVVLPDETNREEEVEAGGEETQEKPASGSTDITLPEANTDDLASSQHKASVGPHDCPDCEKKFKFASSLTAHRVIHTGERPHRCDDCGRRFSFRQSLDRHRHTHKTGRKYNCVICGETFHSLSARTEHKQTHMEDGVYTCHQCSKTFNWELALARHLKTHTDDHSADKLTEGQDEDQEIGEGDQSVSVSEVTAAVTEPDSQVQAEHDGDGDLERVEVQCSEPAPSEPEVAGPEVDNEVTNEVISLTKVRTSGRKRKPTMKIQVINLQKRMTTKRRKEMPKASPPELKPLPFNCAEHSYGSSMVSSKDGDESSVADGSSAAFSCPKCSFHHSEEAQVQQHIDKVHSVEAEDDKLSLHPVADEEGRFSCPDCDKSFKFQSLLKAHQRIHTGEQPFLCSQCGRRFSFKQSLERHKQTHKSGRKYECLICGEFFKSLVAQREHRSTHMENGEYLCSECGRAFAWRSALVRHLKTHSEDADKVERSYKCPHCDLGFTCVSYLNRHLQTHQEERVHTCNCGKSFAYRAALTAHQRIHQKERPHICSQCGKGFLYKGGLLSHMKIHSEEMPFMCSFCGKSFKRERNMKKHERCHTRENVFSCSQCDKSFVYKATLVRHELTHSGERPYLCSDCGKGFFSHAELLKHERFHTGHKPFQCPHCGKKFTQSCYLTIHLRYHTGVRPYSCTECDKSFLSANRLKRHQRTHSGEKPYLCVECGKGFRQSYNLKMHQRTHIMKLS, encoded by the exons ATGGACTCGACCGTCCTCACGCCCCTTTTCAAAG GTGACCCCTTACCGCTGGCATCGCTGCGCCTCCTGGTCCCACCTCTGCAGCTCATGACAGCCTCCATGTGGCAGGTCCTAAGGAAACAAGATGTCATGAATTATTGGAAGGTGGCCGAGTTCGTCGCCTTGGTGATGGACATGGTCCCAGAGCTGCTCATGCACAAGCACAGGACGCAGCTTAACCTGGGATTAAGAGCCAGG TATATTCTAGAGTTGTGCCGAAGTGAAACTCTCGTGGACCGTGAATTCATCTTGGATCATCTGGAGAGGATTAAACCGCAGCACTCCAAGCTGGTGGAC ATAAAAGAATCAGAAGAGGAAGTAGCGGCTAACTTTCTTGAGCTGATCCAGACTCTGCTCAAAGATCCCGAAGAGAGACGAGACTTCTTCTTG gaggTCTTCCCTGCTGAGTATGGACCTCAGTACGACAGCGATTTGCAGACGCTGTTCTCGGAGTTCCTCTTTCGGCTGGTTCAGCTGTTGCCGGTACCTGACCTGGAGCAG ACGGTTTCCTGGTTTGGAGCTGAATGTTCTGTGTTGGAGGAGTGTGTGCGTTCAGTCTCTGAGCCTACAGACCTGAAAACTCTGCTCCAGCATCACAAACACCTCGGGCATTTAGAGCAGCACG TACCACCCTCCAGCATGGGCGACAGcatcctctcttccctctctgcaGTTACCTCGAGCAGAGTGACAAAACTTCCAGAACAAcctaaccaatcagagccacTGGAAGGCCTcagtgatgacacacacactgtatcatTCGTTGATGACGTGGCAGTTGAAATAATCACAGTGACTGATTACGCAGAGGTCGAATTAGGCACAAGCACAGACATCGAGATGGTGATCGGAGCAGACTGCTGTGAGGTAACAGACACTATTACAGTGGCTGAAGACTCGCTGGTAGTGCTTCCTGATGAGACAAACAGGGAAGAGGAAgtagaagcagggggagaagaaacacaagaaaaaccTGCTAGTGGTTCGACAGACATCACCCTTCCAGAAGCTAACACGGACGATTTGGCATCCTCGCAACACAAAGCCTCTGTGGGGCCTCATGACTGCCCAGACTGcgagaagaaatttaaatttgCTTCGTCGCTGACCGCCCACAGGGTCATCCACACCGGGGAGCGCCCCCACCGCTGCGACGACTGCGGCCGCCGCTTCTCTTTCAGGCAGTCCCTCgacaggcacagacacacacacaaaaccggACGCAAGTACAACTGCGTCATCTGCGGGGAGACTTTCCACTCCTTGTCAGCCCGCACGGagcacaagcaaacacacatggAAGACGGTGTTTACACGTGTCATCAGTGCAGCAAGACGTTCAACTGGGAGCTGGCACTGGCGAGGCACCTGAAGACTCATACTGATGATCACAGTGCAGACAAGCTAACAGAGGGCCAAGATGAAGACCAAGAGATTGGTGAAGGGGATCAAAGTGTCAGTGTCAGCGAGgtgactgctgctgtcactgaacCCGACAGCCAGGTGCAGGCAGAGCATGATGGAGATGGTGATCTGGAGCGTGTAGAGGTTCAGTGCAGTGAGCCTGCCCCCTCTGAGCCTGAAGTCGCGGGCCCTGAAGTGGACAACGAAGTCACTAACGAAGTCATTTCATTAACGAAGGTCCGCACAAGCGGGCGCAAACGCAAACCGACCATGAAGATCCAGGTGATAAATTTACAGAAGCGCATGACTACTAAAAGGAGGAAGGAGATGCCCAAGGCGAGCCCTCCAGAGCTGAAGCCTTTGCCTTTCAACTG CGCAGAGCACTCTTATGGGTCATCCATGGTCTCATCGAAGGACGGTGATGAAA GTTCTGTAGCAGACGGCTCGTCAGCGGCCTTCTCCTGTCCCAAGTGCTCCTTCCACCACTCAGAGGAAGCACAGGTCCAGCAGCACATTGACAAGGTTCACTCTGTTGAGGCCGAGGACGACAAACTTTCCCTTCATCCCGTTGCAGACGAGGAGGGACGTTTTAGTTGTCCCGACTGTGACAAAAGCTTTAAGTTCCAATCCTTACTAAAAGCCCACCAGCGCATCCACACGGGTGAGCAGCCCTTCCTGTGCTCTCAGTGCGGACGGCGGTTCTCCTTCAAGCAGTCGCTGGAGCGGCACAAGCAGACGCACAAGTCGGGGCGCAAGTACGAGTGTCTGATCTGCGGGGAGTTCTTCAAGTCCCTGGTGGCTCAGAGGGAGCACAGAAGCACCCACATGGAGAACGGAGAGTACCTGTGTTCGGAGTGCGGCCGGGCGTTTGCCTGGAGGTCGGCGCTAGTGAGGCACCTGAAGACCCACAGCGAGGACGCCGACAAGGTGGAACGTTCTTACAAATGCCCTCACTGTGACCTGGGCTTCACCTGCGTCAGCTACCTCAATAGGCACCTGCAAACTCACCAAGAAGAAAGGGTGCACACCTGCAACTGTGGAAAGAGCTTCGCCTACAGGGCAGCTCTCACTGCGCACCAGCGCATCCACCAAAAGGAGCGGCCGCACATCTGTTCGCAGTGTGGGAAGGGATTCCTCTACAAGGGGGGTCTGCTGAGCCACATGAAGATCCACTCCGAGGAAATGCCCTTCATGTGCTCCTTCTGTGGCAAGAGCTTCAAGAGGGAACGCAACATGAAGAAGCACGAGCGCTGCCACACCAGGGAAAACGTTTTCAGCTGCTCACAGTGCGACAAGAGCTTCGTCTACAAGGCGACGCTGGTCAGACACGAGCTGACCCACTCGGGCGAGAGGCCGTACCTCTGCTCCGACTGCGGGAAGGGCTTCTTTTCCCACGCCGAGCTTCTGAAGCACGAACGTTTCCACACAGGCCACAAGCCCTTCCAGTGCCCCCACTGCGGCAAGAAGTTCACTCAGTCCTGCTACCTGACCATCCACCTGCGCTACCACACCGGAGTCCGGCCATACTCCTGCACAGAGTGCGACAAGAGCTTTCTGAGTGCCAACCggctgaaaagacatcagcgAACACACTCTGGGGAAAAACCATACCTGTGTGTGGAATGTGGGAAGGGATTCCGCCAGTCATATAATCTGAAAATGCATCAACGGACACATATCATGAAGTTATCATAG
- the selenoo2 gene encoding selenoprotein O2 — translation MEPCSVSTALERLPFNNTALRRLPVEDSEETGSRTVPAACFSRIRALQPLVRPTVVAQSPSALSLLDLTEQDVLSDPLSPEYLSGSRLLPGSEPAAHCYSGHQFGLFAGQLGDGAVVYLGEVESGTHGRWEIQVKGAGVTPYSRDGDGRKVLRSSIREFLCSEAMAALGIPSTRAASLVTSDLYVNRDPLNSGRRVPERCSVVLRLAPSFIRFGSFEIFQGRDDFSGLQGPSAGRHDIRAQLLDYVIETFYPCVQQTHGNRKERNLAFFREVMVRTAKLVAQWQCVGFCHGVLNTDNMSILGLTLDYGPFGFMDRFDPDFVCNASDKRGRYSYQAQPFVCRWNLARLAEALGSELEAAQAGAVLDEFTLTYEAFYLGIMRKKLGLVRREELEDSELVSDLLRLMHNTGADFTNTFRLLSRVPWPEEGDSEGATAGPAVDLILQQCASVEELKVANKPTMEDRELAMILSMAQTNPVMFGMVADTPGVSQQLERMGRLKGLLETDQGELKEKQREDWIRWVSRYRRRLAMECDGTTDLSLVKKERLSVMNSTNPRVVLRNYIAQNSIQAAEKGDFSEVNRVLRVLENPYSDALELEPLDGAHRNGQTAAYDRKPPAWAQRICIT, via the exons ATGGAGCCCTGTAGTGTGTCCACGGCTCTGGAGCGGTTACCTTTCAACAACACGGCGCTGAGACGGCTGCCGGTGGAGGACTCGGAGGAGACCGGCTCCCGGACCGTCCCAGCGGCATGCTTCTCCCGAATCCGCGCTCTCCAGCCCCTCGTCCGTCCGACCGTCGTGGCCCAGTCCCCGTCGGCTCTGTCCCTGCTCGACCTGACCGAGCAGGACGTGTTGAGTGACCCGCTGAGCCCGGAGTATCTGAGCGGCTCCAGGCTGCTGCCGGGCTCCGAGCCGGCGGCGCACTGCTACAGCGGCCACCAGTTCGGTCTGTTCGCGGGTCAGCTGGGAGACGGAGCGGTGGTGTACCTGGGGGAGGTCGAGTCGGGCACCCACGGGCGATGGGAGATTCAGGTGAAAGGTGCCGGTGTCACACCTTACTCCAG AGATGGAGATGGCAGGAAGGTGCTTCGCTCCAGCATCAGAGAGTTCCTCTGCAGCGAGGCCATGGCCGCCCTGGGGATACCCAGCACCCGTGCAGCCTCCCTGGTGACCTCCGACCTCTACGTCAACAGAGATCCGCTCAACAGTGGCAGACGTGTTCCTGAGCGCTGCTCAGTCGTCCTACGTCTCGCACCTTCCTTCATCAG ATTTGGATCTTTTGAGATCTTTCAGGGTCGTGATGATTTCTCAGGCCTGCAGGGTCCCAGTGCAGGGCGGCATGACATCCGCGCTCAGCTGCTGGATTATGTCATTGAGACTTTTTATCCTTGCGTCCAGCAGACTCATGGCAACCGGAAAGAGAGGAATTTGGCTTTTTTCAGAGAG GTGATGGTGCGAACCGCAAAGCTAGTGGCCCAGTGGCAGTGTGTTGGGTTTTGCCATGGTGTCCTTAACACAGACAACATGAGCATCTTGGGTCTTACCCTAGATTACGGCCCCTTTGGTTTCATGGACAG ATTTGATCCAGATTTCGTTTGCAACGCCTCAGACAAAAGAGGGCGCTACTCGTACCAAGCGCAGCCGTTTGTGTGCCGCTGGAACCTGGCTCGCCTGGCGGAGGCGCTGGGCTCCGAGCTCGAAGCAGCTCAGGCAGGGGCTGTCCTGGATGAGTTCACCCTGACGTACGAAGCCTTCTACCTGGGTATCATGAGGAAAAAGCTTGGCCTTGTCCGAAGAGAGGAGTTGGAGGACAGCGAGCTGGTGTCAGACCTGCTGCGCCTCATGCACAACACTG GTGCAGATTTCACCAACACCTTCCGCCTGCTGAGCCGTGTCCCCTGGCCTGAGGAGGGCGACAGTGAGGGGGCCACCGCGGGGCCAGCAGTGGACCTCATCCTACAGCAGTGTGCCTCTGTTGAGGAGCTAAAGGTGGCTAATAAGCCAACTATGGAGGACCG CGAACTGGCGATGATTCTGTCCATGGCACAAACCAACCCAGTCATGTTTGGGATGGTGGCAGACACGCCAGGTGTGTCCCAGCAGCTGGAACGGATGGGAAGGCTAAAGGGGCTGCTTGAGACGGATCAGGGCGAGCTGAAGGAGAAGCAGCGCGAGGACTGGATTCGCTGGGTTAGCAGATACAG GAGGCGTTTAGCCATGGAGTGTGATGGCACAACGGACTTGTCTCTCGTCAAGAAGGAGAGGCTCAGTGTGATGAACAGCACCAACCCCCGTGTCGTCCTGCGCAACTACATCGCCCAGAATTCAATTCAGGCTGCAGAAAAGGGAGACTTCTCTGAG GTCAACAGGGTCCTCAGAGTTCTTGAGAACCCATACTCTGATGCCCTTGAGCTGGAGCCTTTAGATGGAGCCCATCGGAATGGACAGACTGCTGCCTATGACAGGAAACCTCCTGCCTGGGCTCAAAGAATATGCATCACCTGA